From Cytophagia bacterium CHB2, a single genomic window includes:
- a CDS encoding glycogen debranching protein — ALVDLALRWLITPFGLRTLAPDHPAYCGQCWGPAKHRVSAQHNGAAHPWLIVPFVRAYLRVYHDRDFLRGLFAPLFEGRNSPCDGFIAQMYDGDSPHAPAGAPAFAASSGAVLQAWEMLKE; from the coding sequence GCGCCCTGGTTGATTTGGCGCTGCGCTGGCTCATCACACCGTTCGGCTTGCGCACACTCGCGCCGGATCATCCTGCCTATTGCGGGCAATGTTGGGGCCCGGCAAAACATCGGGTCAGCGCACAGCATAACGGCGCGGCGCATCCCTGGTTGATCGTGCCGTTCGTGCGCGCCTATTTGCGCGTGTATCACGATCGCGATTTTTTGCGGGGATTGTTTGCGCCTTTGTTTGAAGGGCGGAATTCGCCGTGCGACGGTTTCATCGCGCAAATGTACGACGGCGATTCACCGCATGCGCCCGCAGGCGCGCCGGCCTTCGCCGCCAGTTCCGGCGCGGTTTTGCAAGCCTGGGAGATGTTGAAGGAGTGA
- a CDS encoding PEGA domain-containing protein yields MPSFTTRMKFIYRKPSVLFWLGLAMWSGSLFAQASSAPGFYRIIGREPGTIIYFDEDTVNTAGQHPPGVYTLRVEREGYLAHVKPIRIVSDHVVEINIRSAGMRSAARPARQRQMVRLYPMPATLVVTSNPPGQIVWLDETERGVTPMVLENILAGRHALKIGAVSDTLSLRMFETKRVRLETGRIKDVTAEELPLELRGIQLTRLNLFMEAGEAKARDCGNFDGKPGATFFRLEEDGAFLVCRLTFDLPDDNSVNLPVRFRLYQDGKLKHEVEHDLPLSPGNGKRVCYFHHEWWKTGEYILTVDGIPGNRLGEVKFTVIRQ; encoded by the coding sequence ATGCCGAGCTTCACGACAAGAATGAAATTTATATATCGAAAGCCAAGTGTTTTGTTCTGGTTGGGCCTGGCAATGTGGTCCGGCTCATTGTTTGCACAAGCTTCCAGCGCGCCCGGATTTTACCGCATTATCGGGCGCGAACCGGGCACCATCATTTATTTTGACGAAGACACGGTAAACACCGCGGGGCAGCATCCGCCGGGCGTTTATACCTTGCGCGTGGAACGTGAAGGTTATCTCGCGCACGTCAAGCCGATTCGCATCGTGAGCGACCATGTGGTCGAGATCAATATTCGCAGCGCCGGCATGCGCAGCGCCGCCCGGCCGGCGCGCCAGCGGCAAATGGTGCGGCTCTATCCCATGCCCGCTACGCTGGTCGTAACCAGCAATCCGCCCGGGCAAATCGTCTGGCTCGACGAGACGGAACGCGGCGTAACGCCCATGGTGCTGGAGAATATTTTGGCCGGGAGACACGCGCTCAAAATCGGTGCGGTATCAGATACGCTTTCGCTGCGCATGTTTGAGACAAAACGCGTGCGGTTGGAAACCGGTCGCATAAAAGATGTAACCGCCGAAGAGTTGCCCCTCGAGCTTAGAGGTATACAGCTCACGCGCTTGAATTTATTCATGGAAGCCGGGGAGGCCAAGGCGAGAGATTGCGGTAATTTTGACGGCAAGCCGGGCGCGACATTTTTTCGATTGGAGGAAGACGGCGCTTTCCTGGTTTGCCGTTTGACCTTCGACCTTCCTGATGACAATAGTGTTAATTTGCCCGTGCGTTTTCGTTTATATCAAGACGGCAAACTAAAACACGAAGTCGAGCACGATTTACCGCTCAGCCCGGGCAATGGCAAGCGCGTGTGCTACTTCCATCATGAATGGTGGAAAACCGGCGAATACATTCTCACGGTTGACGGCATTCCCGGCAACCGCCTCGGTGAGGTAAAATTCACCGTCATTCGTCAATAA